CACTGTATTTTTAtcaaaaagtaaaaatacaaaagttTCACAGACATAGTAAACTGTGCCTAAAATAGGCTTGATATTTGCaagttgacacaaacacaacatctaAGTGATTCTCAAAACTTCATATGAATCACAGTGGAGCCAGTGTGTCCCAGTGACAAGGATCTCTGATTTGTCTGTGTGATGATGTATGACATTTTTGAGCAACCAGTTTTTGACATCATAAAGGGCGTCAGTGTGAGAAGTCAACATACCAGTGTGTGATACCACTgtcaggaacacaaacacactatacTTCCCATAGTTACCATAGCACAGCAAAACACATATACTATATCAAGTAATGCTCACCTGTTACAGATACCACAGTGGTGTGTTCGTGCTGGTTTTGGGATGATGCACTTTTTGCACACTGATACAAATGGTCTATCATTTTTTTCCTGAGAGAAAAAGAATTCAGCCTTTATCAGGAGCCCAGATTACCATATACATGACAAAGATAAATGATATCTTACTGTAGGGGGATACCCAGGGCAAGTCTTGGCAGCTTTGTAGTAATGGAAAGCTATCATGATGAGGTTCCAATGACCGTAACAAACGTGCCAAGCAATCCATGCAGGGGAGTAGGTGTTGAGGACCAGAGGCAGCAGGACTACATAGGCTATGACCACAATGGAGCtggtcagcagcaccaccaggcAAACAAACACCTTACAGAAAAAGAGATACAATGTACATACAATGTGACATTTGTATTCTAACTGGAAAACTATTCGCTAGTATACGTTGAACTTCTGaacacagaaacaacattttAACAAATAAGACAGAAATCTTTAGCTTGTTTTTATCCATGTTGTTAATACTATGCCTGTAAAAGCTTGTACAGCTTGTCAAGCTGTTTTTGTGCGCATACACCCTCCAGTATCTGGGACAGCAGTATCTACAGGGTTTTTTCTTGCACTGAGAAATTAAAGAGGTTTAAGCTAGAGCCAAATATATCACTTAAAATTGCTTCTCATCCCTCATGCAGTGttgtaagatgttttttttcctttaatgaCAGAAGTATTCTGTCAAAAAAGGCGACACTTGATGCTCTAAATGTACAAGGACCACTCACACTTACTGCCATGAGTAGCCGTTCCACCAGAGGATTATTCTAAGTACAACAATCTGCTACACACTAGATTAAAGCCACCAAATTTTTAAtggactgaaaaaaaatatatatttttgaccTGAAAATGGGACATGTGTCTATAAATGTTAAAGGATTTGTTACTAGTAGTTTGGCTAGTCTGCCTAGAGAGAGGCCACCCAGCCTCCTCTACCAGAAAACAGGTACTGCAGCTAGATAATATCTATGTTCAACATGTCTACCCCGCATAAATCATTAAAAAGGCATCTGTAGTGTCTGGGACAAATCACtaaagaacattttttaaagCATGGACACCACAATGCCTCTACTGATGAAACTGATAGGGTAAATTCCTCCAGAGTGTTGCGCAAGTCTGATCTGCGGCTACCTTAAATACTTGTAGTAATGAGCGTATTAAATCCAGCTAATAGCATCGGAAGCTCAGTTATGATGAATGCTTAAGGAAAAACAGGTGTTCTGAAGGCTGTCTTCAGACAAAGGAAACAGCACACATACGTACCATGCCAAACCAGCGAGTGACATAATCCACAGTCCAAAACACTGGTTCAAAGATTGAGTCAAAAACCACATCTGAGTCTGTCAGGGAGTTGAAATAAAGTGACCGCGCCAGCACTGTCATGTAAGCCCATGTGTCCCTTATCCACGGGGGCAGTCTGTTGTTTCTTCCTCGCCTGCAACATGAACGTGACCTCAAACAGCGCAGCAGGTGGAGCACAGAGCTGGGACACCACCGCATCCTGCATTTGTAATATACACTCACCTGTAAGGAAATAATAGAAAGTGAATATTACTCTGAAAGCCTTTTATAATGCTGTCATATTATTCCATTTGCAACACTGATTGCATGTGGTGTAGAGTGCATCCAACTTAAATACAGAGAACATTGTAAGGTAGGTTCTTTTCTCTGATAATAACCAATCACTTTGTCAATAAATTATAggtaaataataaacaatagtATCAATCCAAACACCTAATTTAGTTGTTTTAAATCCAAAAGCAGTACATCCATCCCCACAGTCTGAAAAGCAGGACTAATCAATAATCTTTAACATAGCATCAGAATTTTTGTTAGTAAAGTTGTATATATAACTTGCCATTTCAGTGTGAGCCAaccaacaaataataaaaaaaacgtcTTCGCAGGAGTTTATAAGACATCAAGAAGTGACCACGCCAACCTCTGACGAAAACCCACAAAGCAACAGCAACAGTCTTGCTTTGCTGCATTCCGTTCAGGGTGGAGTCTGGGTGGAGATTTTTGTAGCTGCACGAGGTAACAGGGGCAGTGGTCTGAAGTGGAGAGACTTTTGGCAGCATTCTGCTGCATGCATGCAGGCAGTGATAACAGAAACATCTACGTGGATATTAATTCTCTCTGTGGCCTCATAAGAGGCCTGGTAGTTGAGTTTTTTCATACTGCACACAGCTGCGGACAGTCTCACAGAGTCCTGACGCTCCTAAATCCCTTTTGTTTGGATGTCACTCACTGTTTTCCTATTCAAAAATCCGTCGCTGCGTGTTGCAGATCCAAATCTGATGTCTCATAACATTTCGGATGTATTGGAGAATACTTACTGTTTTATGAAGACAGCAAACCCGTCGAGACCAGCCTTCCTGTCGACATTTTCAAAGGGAAAGCAAGGATGAGATTATAGCAAATATATGTTTCAAAAGAGGAGCAGGATCAGGGATCTGTGACAGATAACACATCCAATCCCAATTTGGAGGTGGTGCGCATGCGCCATTCTACAACCGAATGGCCTGATGGTAGTCTGAGTCAGGAAGAGCAAACGTTTTTTATGCCAACATATTGACATTTAGGTGTTTCAATTTTcttttgtctgtatttgtaAATCTATAGCTAGTGGCACA
This Parambassis ranga chromosome 15, fParRan2.1, whole genome shotgun sequence DNA region includes the following protein-coding sequences:
- the zdhhc16a gene encoding palmitoyltransferase ZDHHC16A isoform X3; the encoded protein is MVSVYYKCRMRWCPSSVLHLLRCLRSRSCCRRGRNNRLPPWIRDTWAYMTVLARSLYFNSLTDSDVVFDSIFEPVFWTVDYVTRWFGMVFVCLVVLLTSSIVVIAYVVLLPLVLNTYSPAWIAWHVCYGHWNLIMIAFHYYKAAKTCPGYPPTEKNDRPFVSVCKKCIIPKPARTHHCGICNRCILKMDHHCPWLNNCVGHLNHRYFFSFCLFMTLGCVYCSISGRNLFLDAYNAIEASYQTPAPPYTFKDKMINKSIIYMWVLTSTVGVALGALTIWHAVLISRGETSIERHINSKETKRMAKQGRVYRNPFSYGRLNNWKIFFGVEKRSHWVTRVLLPSGHAPHGDGLTWEAHQVKKDLIPV